A genomic segment from Salvia splendens isolate huo1 chromosome 13, SspV2, whole genome shotgun sequence encodes:
- the LOC121761486 gene encoding 18.2 kDa class I heat shock protein-like, which translates to MSLIPSFFGNRSNVFDPFSLDVWDPFVGFPLSTNFPSSARETSAVANARIDWKETPEAHLFKVDVPGLKKEEVKVEVEDGGILQISGERSKEQEEKNDKWHRIERSSGKFCRRFRLPENAKLEQVKAAMENGVLTVTVPKEEVKKPEVKAIDISG; encoded by the coding sequence ATGTCTCTGATCCCAAGCTTCTTTGGCAACCGCAGCAACGTGTTCGACCCTTTCTCCCTGGATGTGTGGGATCCCTTCGTAGGCTTTCCTCTCTCCACCAACTTTCCCTCCTCCGCCCGTGAAACCAGCGCGGTGGCCAACGCTCGCATCGACTGGAAAGAGACGCCGGAGGCACATCTCTTCAAGGTTGATGTTCCCGgattgaagaaggaagaagttAAGGTTGAGGTTGAAGATGGTGGAATTCTGCAAATTAGTGGAGAGAGGAGCAAAGAGCAGGAGGAGAAGAATGACAAGTGGCACCGCATCGAGAGGAGCAGCGGCAAGTTCTGCCGCCGCTTTAGGCTGCCGGAGAATGCCAAGCTGGAGCAGGTGAAGGCGGCGATGGAGAATGGGGTGCTCACGGTGACTGTGCCCAAGGAGGAAGTGAAGAAACCTGAAGTTAAGGCTATTGATATCTCTGGTTAA
- the LOC121761368 gene encoding 18.2 kDa class I heat shock protein-like, which produces MSLIPSFFGRRSSNVFDPFSLDVWDPFQDFPLSNNFPSSARETTAVASARIDWKETPEAHLFKVDVPGLKKEEVKVEVEDGGILQISGERSKEQEEKNDKWHRIERSSGKFCRRFRLPENAKLEQVKAAMENGVLTVTVPKEEVKKPEVKAIDISG; this is translated from the coding sequence atgTCTCTGATTCCGAGCTTCTTCGGGCGCCGCAGCAGCAACGTCTTCGACCCATTTTCTCTTGATGTGTGGGATCCCTTTCAGGACTTTCCTCTCTCCAACAACTTCCCCTCCTCCGCCCGTGAAACCACGGCGGTGGCCAGCGCCCGCATCGATTGGAAGGAGACGCCGGAGGCCCATCTATTCAAGGTCGATGTTCCCGgattgaagaaggaagaagttAAGGTTGAGGTTGAAGATGGTGGCATTCTGCAAATTAGTGGAGAGAGGAGCAAAGAGCAGGAGGAGAAGAATGACAAGTGGCACCGCATCGAGAGGAGCAGCGGCAAGTTCTGCCGCCGCTTTAGGCTGCCGGAGAATGCCAAGCTGGAGCAGGTGAAGGCGGCGATGGAGAATGGGGTGCTCACGGTGACAGTGCCAAAGGAGGAAGTCAAGAAGCCTGAAGTGAAGGCTATTGATATCTCTGGTTAA
- the LOC121760272 gene encoding 17.8 kDa class I heat shock protein-like yields MSLIPSFFGRRSSNVFDPFSLDVWDPFQDFPLSTNLPSSARETTAVANARIDWKETPEAHLFKVDVPGLKKEEVKVEVEDGGILQISGERSKEQEEKNDKWHRIERSSGKFCRRFRLPENAKLEQVKAAMENGVLTVTLPKEEVKKHEVKAIDISG; encoded by the coding sequence ATGTCTCTGATTCCGAGCTTCTTCGGGCGCCGCAGCAGCAACGTCTTCGATCCATTCTCCCTGGATGTATGGGATCCCTTTCAGGACTTTCCTCTCTCCACCAACCTCCCCTCCTCGGCGCGTGAAACCACGGCGGTAGCCAATGCCCGAATCGACTGGAAGGAGACGCCGGAGGCCCATCTATTCAAGGTTGATGTTCCCGgattgaagaaggaagaagtgAAGGTTGAGGTTGAAGATGGTGGCATTCTGCAAATCAGTGGAGAGAGAAGCAAGGAGCAGGAGGAGAAGAATGACAAGTGGCACCGCATTGAGAGGAGCAGCGGCAAGTTCTGCCGCCGCTTCAGGCTGCCGGAGAATGCCAAGCTTGAGCAGGTGAAGGCGGCCATGGAGAATGGGGTGCTCACGGTTACTCTTCCGAAAGAGGAAGTGAAGAAGCATGAAGTGAAGGCTATTGACATCTCTGGTTAA